The Triticum dicoccoides isolate Atlit2015 ecotype Zavitan unplaced genomic scaffold, WEW_v2.0 scaffold225900, whole genome shotgun sequence genome has a segment encoding these proteins:
- the LOC119345323 gene encoding protein IN2-1 homolog B-like, whose translation VPALEYNKQVKGESLNLLKYIDDNFDGPELLPHDSAKKKFAEELLAYSDSFNASAFFSCLRSKGDVTDEVVAAVDKIEAALGKFSDGPFFLDQFSLVDIAYVPFIERLQISYSGIKNYDIVGGRPNLGRFIE comes from the exons GTACCTGCCCTGGAGTACAACAAGCAAGTGAAAGGAGAGAGCCTGAATCTGCTTAAGTACATCGACGACAATTTCGATGGCCCAGAATTGCTCCCTCAT GATTCTGCAAAGAAGAAGTTTGCTGAGGAACTCCTTGCGTACAGTGACAGTTTCAATGCCAGCGCTTTCTTCTCATGCCTACGCTCCAAGGGAGATGTGACCGACGAAGTTg TTGCCGCTGTTGATAAAATAGAAGCTGCCCTAGGGAAGTTCAGCGATGGCCCATTCTTCCTTGACCAGTTCAGTCTG GTTGACATTGCATATGTGCCATTCATCGAAAGGCTTCAGATATCCTATTCTGGCATCAAGAACTATGATATCGTTGGGGGCAGACCTAACCTTGGCAGATTCATCGAG